The following proteins are co-located in the Mesorhizobium sp. M1E.F.Ca.ET.045.02.1.1 genome:
- a CDS encoding Gfo/Idh/MocA family oxidoreductase codes for MVGASKSETGGGPIRYGMVGGGQGAFIGAVHRIAARMDNDFVLVAGALSSNPERAKASAEELGLDPSRSYGSYAEMAKAEAKRPDGIEAVAIVTPNNVHVPAAKAFLEAGIHVICDKPLATSLAEAKKLATLVEKTGKVFVLTHNYTAYPMIRQAREMVAKGQLGDIRIVQSEYPQDWLTEDLAATGQKQASWRSDPKQAGAGGALGDIGTHAYNLARFVSGLELDSLSADLDAFVPGRQLDDNVNVMLRFKPVGNKHPAKGMIWASQVAPGHENGLKLRIYGSKGGLEWVQADPNYLWYTPFGQPKQLLTRAGAGAMPVAARVTRVPSGHPEGYLEGFANIYQEAARAIRAARRKGGKLAKDVVFPTIADGVEGMAFIEACVKSSKKNGAWTKL; via the coding sequence ATGGTCGGCGCATCGAAGTCGGAAACGGGAGGCGGCCCGATCCGCTACGGCATGGTCGGCGGCGGGCAGGGCGCCTTCATCGGCGCGGTGCACCGGATCGCGGCGCGCATGGACAATGACTTCGTGCTGGTGGCCGGCGCGCTGTCGTCGAATCCGGAACGGGCAAAGGCTTCGGCCGAAGAACTCGGGCTCGATCCGTCGCGCAGCTACGGCTCCTACGCCGAGATGGCCAAGGCCGAGGCCAAGCGGCCGGACGGCATCGAAGCGGTGGCGATCGTCACGCCCAACAACGTGCATGTGCCGGCGGCCAAGGCCTTTCTCGAGGCAGGCATCCACGTCATCTGCGACAAGCCGCTGGCGACTTCGCTCGCCGAAGCGAAGAAGCTCGCGACGCTGGTGGAAAAGACCGGCAAGGTGTTCGTGCTCACCCACAACTACACCGCCTATCCGATGATCCGCCAGGCGCGTGAGATGGTGGCCAAGGGCCAGCTTGGCGACATTCGCATCGTGCAGTCGGAATATCCGCAGGACTGGTTGACCGAGGACCTTGCCGCTACCGGCCAGAAGCAGGCCTCGTGGCGCTCGGACCCCAAGCAGGCCGGCGCCGGCGGCGCGCTCGGCGACATCGGCACGCATGCCTATAATCTTGCGCGTTTCGTTTCCGGCCTGGAGCTCGATTCGCTGTCGGCCGATCTCGATGCCTTCGTGCCGGGCCGGCAGCTCGACGACAATGTCAACGTCATGCTGCGCTTCAAGCCGGTCGGCAACAAGCATCCCGCCAAGGGCATGATCTGGGCCAGCCAAGTGGCGCCCGGCCACGAGAACGGGCTGAAGCTGCGCATCTACGGCTCGAAGGGCGGGCTCGAATGGGTGCAGGCCGACCCGAACTATCTGTGGTACACGCCGTTCGGCCAGCCGAAGCAGTTGCTGACCCGTGCCGGCGCCGGCGCGATGCCCGTGGCGGCGCGTGTAACGCGCGTGCCGTCCGGCCATCCGGAAGGCTATCTCGAAGGCTTCGCCAACATCTACCAGGAGGCCGCGCGGGCGATCCGGGCAGCACGGCGCAAAGGCGGCAAGCTGGCCAAGGATGTCGTCTTCCCGACGATCGCGGACGGCGTCGAAGGCATGGCCTTCATCGAGGCCTGTGTGAAGTCGTCGAAGAAGAATGGGGCGTGGACGAAGCTCTAG
- a CDS encoding sugar phosphate isomerase/epimerase, which translates to MKIGMCMFLWTTSVSTKHEALLKDIKATGFDGVEIPVFAGGPDDYKKLGEMLDRIGLERTAVSAMGDPAMNLISPDAATRKAGIDYMKWAIDCSAALGANRLSGPLHSTLGAFSGSGPTAAEKQRSIASQRAIGDHAGKKGVTVGLEALNRFECYLVNTMDDLSEHIDAIDRPHVKAMYDTFHANIEEADPIGAYTRNRRNIVHIHISENDRGVPGRGHVPWKETFSAIRKSGYDDWLTIESFGRSLKDLAAATKVWRDFAESPEAVYREGYRHIRDGWRKAA; encoded by the coding sequence ATGAAGATCGGCATGTGCATGTTCCTGTGGACCACCAGCGTCTCGACGAAGCATGAGGCGCTGCTGAAGGACATCAAAGCAACCGGCTTCGACGGCGTCGAGATCCCGGTCTTCGCGGGCGGGCCTGACGACTACAAAAAGCTCGGCGAGATGCTCGACCGCATCGGCCTGGAACGCACCGCGGTCTCGGCCATGGGCGATCCGGCGATGAACCTGATCTCGCCCGATGCCGCGACGCGCAAGGCCGGTATCGACTACATGAAATGGGCGATCGACTGCAGCGCGGCGCTTGGCGCGAACCGGCTGAGCGGCCCGCTGCACTCGACGCTGGGCGCCTTCTCCGGCAGCGGGCCGACAGCGGCCGAGAAGCAGCGTTCGATCGCCTCGCAGCGCGCCATCGGCGACCATGCCGGCAAGAAGGGCGTCACCGTTGGGCTGGAAGCGCTCAACCGCTTCGAATGCTACCTGGTGAACACGATGGACGATCTGTCGGAGCATATCGACGCGATCGACCGGCCTCACGTCAAGGCGATGTACGACACCTTCCACGCCAATATCGAGGAAGCCGATCCGATCGGCGCCTATACGCGCAATCGCAGGAACATTGTTCATATCCATATTTCGGAGAATGACCGCGGCGTGCCGGGGCGCGGCCACGTCCCCTGGAAGGAGACTTTTTCAGCCATCCGCAAGAGCGGCTATGACGACTGGCTGACGATTGAATCGTTTGGACGCTCGCTGAAGGACTTGGCAGCGGCGACGAAGGTGTGGCGCGATTTCGCCGAGAGCCCCGAGGCGGTGTACCGCGAAGGGTATAGGCATATCAGGGATGGGTGGAGGAAGGCGGCTTAG
- the phnE gene encoding phosphonate ABC transporter, permease protein PhnE, giving the protein MTVDEIRAIEERHPQIFQRPAYRRFWPLLLIAGTVLYLAYALWFFSLPQVLKESHWERLPLFLSQWISYDLQPEFRLDQPQITPKYPRFSALGENPNPDWVIRNPDGTFTVQIDGNAKSVIFDKTRATIVANGQRVPVSLTSGKPQVSGPVPDWVTVHDDEVVAKMGFAGEVRITVDRVKVRKRFLGWANFVFDTRSPFFGKSAGEVFSLILSGPELKPGTSNLALAADNIWNNAQWQHGDVWTKLLQTIVMAFLGTLLGGIVAFPLAFFAARNITPSGLLSQVLKRFFDFMRSVDMLIWALFFTRAFGPGPLAGSAAIFFTEIGTLGKTYSEALENIDDKPREGVLSTGANGLLVQRYGVLPEVVPIFISQTLYQWESNTRGATIIGAVGAGGIGLKLWEAMRTNSNWANVFYMVLLTLLVVFIFDNISNFLRRRLSRTLHDYNRLQAAQG; this is encoded by the coding sequence ATGACAGTCGACGAAATCAGGGCCATCGAGGAACGCCACCCGCAGATATTCCAGCGGCCGGCCTACAGGCGCTTCTGGCCGCTGCTGCTGATCGCGGGCACGGTGCTCTATCTCGCCTATGCCTTGTGGTTCTTCAGCCTGCCGCAGGTGCTGAAAGAATCGCATTGGGAGCGCCTGCCGCTCTTCCTGTCGCAATGGATCAGCTACGACCTGCAGCCGGAATTCCGCCTCGACCAGCCACAGATCACGCCGAAGTATCCGCGCTTTTCCGCGCTTGGCGAGAACCCCAATCCGGACTGGGTGATCAGGAATCCCGACGGCACCTTCACCGTGCAGATCGACGGCAATGCAAAGTCCGTCATCTTCGACAAGACCAGGGCGACAATCGTCGCCAATGGCCAGAGGGTGCCTGTGTCGCTCACCAGCGGCAAGCCGCAGGTGTCCGGCCCGGTGCCGGACTGGGTGACCGTGCATGATGACGAGGTCGTCGCCAAGATGGGCTTTGCCGGCGAGGTGCGCATCACCGTCGACCGCGTCAAGGTGCGCAAGCGCTTCCTTGGCTGGGCGAATTTCGTCTTCGACACCCGCTCGCCCTTCTTCGGCAAGTCGGCCGGCGAGGTGTTTTCGCTGATCCTTTCGGGGCCTGAGCTCAAGCCCGGCACGTCGAACCTGGCTTTAGCCGCCGACAACATCTGGAACAACGCGCAGTGGCAGCATGGCGACGTCTGGACGAAGCTCTTGCAGACCATCGTCATGGCGTTCCTCGGCACGCTGCTCGGCGGCATCGTCGCCTTCCCGCTGGCCTTCTTCGCCGCCCGCAACATCACGCCGAGCGGCCTGCTCAGCCAGGTCCTGAAGCGCTTCTTCGATTTCATGCGCTCGGTCGACATGCTGATCTGGGCGCTGTTCTTCACCCGCGCCTTCGGCCCCGGCCCGCTCGCCGGCAGCGCCGCCATCTTCTTCACCGAGATCGGCACGCTCGGCAAAACCTATTCCGAGGCGCTGGAGAACATCGACGACAAGCCGCGCGAAGGCGTGCTGTCGACCGGCGCCAACGGCCTGCTCGTGCAGCGCTACGGCGTGCTGCCGGAGGTGGTGCCGATCTTCATCAGCCAGACACTCTACCAGTGGGAATCGAACACCCGCGGCGCGACCATCATCGGCGCCGTCGGCGCCGGCGGCATCGGCTTGAAGCTTTGGGAAGCGATGCGCACCAATTCTAACTGGGCGAACGTCTTCTACATGGTGCTGTTGACGCTGCTCGTCGTCTTCATCTTCGACAACATCTCGAACTTCCTGCGCAGGCGGCTGAGCCGCACGCTGCATGACTACAACCGGCTGCAGGCCGCGCAGGGATAA
- the phnE gene encoding phosphonate ABC transporter, permease protein PhnE, protein MTASATIHSEATRQQADAWRRQTSLRRFYTALGAGLLLVAMFATMWFADEANAGHFFDRLPHILDFLSWLIPKDWNDVWRALFDIASPHDKGTQEFNFPLGRVYIWGGIYIPEYFELMLTTVNVALVSTFIGFVFAVPFSFIAARNLTPSPILRLVVKRFMELLRAFPEIVIAGLFAAIVSIGPVAAIIAIGLHSIGALGKLFYEINENIDMRPEEGLRAVGANWIERVRFADLPQVLPNFMSYTLLRIEINVRISTIMGAVGGGGIGEELKLSISRGFGAKTLALVLLLFVTIFLVDQFSAWLRRKLVGEQAFLMSAA, encoded by the coding sequence ATGACAGCCTCAGCGACAATCCACTCCGAAGCAACCCGGCAGCAGGCGGACGCCTGGCGGCGCCAGACCTCGCTTCGCCGCTTCTACACCGCGCTAGGCGCCGGCCTGCTGCTTGTCGCCATGTTCGCGACGATGTGGTTCGCCGACGAGGCCAATGCCGGCCATTTCTTCGACCGGCTGCCGCATATCCTGGATTTCCTGAGCTGGCTGATCCCGAAGGACTGGAACGACGTCTGGCGGGCGCTGTTCGACATCGCCTCGCCGCATGACAAGGGCACGCAGGAATTCAACTTCCCGCTCGGCCGCGTCTACATCTGGGGCGGCATCTACATCCCCGAATATTTCGAGCTGATGCTGACCACCGTCAACGTGGCGCTGGTCTCGACCTTTATCGGCTTCGTCTTTGCCGTTCCCTTCTCCTTCATCGCCGCGCGCAACCTGACGCCGAGCCCGATCCTGCGGCTCGTCGTCAAGCGTTTCATGGAACTGCTGCGCGCTTTCCCGGAGATCGTCATCGCCGGGCTGTTCGCAGCCATCGTCTCGATCGGTCCGGTCGCCGCCATCATCGCCATCGGCCTGCATTCGATCGGCGCGCTGGGCAAGCTGTTCTACGAGATCAACGAGAACATCGACATGCGTCCCGAGGAGGGTCTGCGCGCGGTCGGCGCCAACTGGATCGAGCGCGTGCGCTTCGCCGACCTGCCGCAGGTGCTGCCCAATTTCATGTCCTACACGCTGCTCAGGATCGAGATCAACGTGCGCATCTCGACCATCATGGGCGCCGTCGGCGGCGGTGGCATCGGCGAGGAGCTGAAGCTTTCGATCTCGCGCGGCTTCGGCGCCAAGACGTTGGCGCTGGTGCTGCTGCTCTTTGTCACCATCTTCCTCGTCGACCAGTTCTCCGCCTGGCTGCGCCGCAAACTGGTCGGCGAGCAGGCCTTCCTGATGAGCGCTGCTTGA
- the phnD gene encoding phosphonate ABC transporter substrate-binding protein, which translates to MFRKMVFGAVSMLAMAASAAHAADIKEFRVGILGGENETDRLRNYQCLADHLKAEFGFEKVSLFPAADYDGVIQGLLGGTLDFAELGASGYASVYLKDPNAVTPILTTKQTDGSTGYYSIGLALKTSGITDIKSAKGKKLGYADPDSTSGYLIPLTQIPKDTGASNETYFASTQFNGGHENNVLAVRDGKVDVAVDDSSGIGDFKNGYTSGTFHKEVAKGAVDPNDFVEVWRSGLIPNGPLVVRTAIGADMTAKLTDFFTALPGKDKPCFEGVEGGDFTGYVPVKPDFYKVIVEARKAAIGG; encoded by the coding sequence ATGTTCAGGAAAATGGTTTTTGGCGCCGTATCGATGCTGGCCATGGCGGCAAGCGCCGCTCACGCCGCCGACATCAAGGAGTTCCGCGTCGGCATCCTCGGCGGTGAGAACGAGACCGACCGCCTGCGCAACTACCAGTGCCTTGCCGACCACCTCAAGGCCGAATTCGGCTTCGAGAAGGTGTCGCTGTTCCCGGCCGCCGACTATGACGGCGTCATCCAGGGTCTGCTCGGCGGCACGCTCGACTTCGCCGAGCTCGGCGCGTCCGGCTATGCCAGCGTCTACCTCAAGGACCCGAACGCGGTCACCCCGATCCTCACCACCAAGCAGACCGATGGCTCGACCGGCTACTATTCGATCGGCCTGGCGCTGAAGACTTCCGGCATCACCGACATCAAGTCGGCCAAGGGCAAGAAGCTCGGCTATGCCGATCCGGATTCGACTTCGGGCTATCTGATCCCGCTGACCCAGATTCCGAAGGACACCGGCGCCTCCAACGAGACCTATTTCGCCTCGACCCAGTTCAATGGCGGCCATGAGAACAACGTTCTGGCCGTTCGCGACGGCAAGGTCGACGTGGCGGTGGACGATTCCTCCGGCATCGGCGACTTCAAGAACGGCTACACCTCCGGCACCTTCCACAAGGAAGTCGCCAAGGGCGCCGTCGACCCGAACGACTTCGTCGAAGTCTGGCGCTCGGGCCTGATCCCGAACGGCCCGCTGGTTGTCCGCACAGCGATCGGCGCCGACATGACTGCCAAGCTCACCGACTTCTTCACCGCCCTCCCGGGCAAGGACAAGCCCTGCTTCGAGGGCGTCGAGGGCGGCGATTTCACCGGCTATGTCCCGGTGAAGCCGGACTTCTACAAAGTCATCGTCGAGGCCCGCAAAGCCGCGATCGGCGGCTGA
- the phnC gene encoding phosphonate ABC transporter ATP-binding protein, translating into MSASSATLEIRGVTRRFGKNTAVSDINVSIPQGQMVGIIGRSGAGKSTLLRMINRLIDPSQGSIFFDGSDVSRLQGSPLRRWQRDCAMIFQQFNLVPRLDVLTNVLLGRLNHRSTLSNLLGMFSRTECAEAVAALERLDIARTALQPAGTLSGGQQQRVAIARAMMQQPKVLLADEPIASLDPLNAKVVMDSLRDINLREGITVVTNLHTLDTARAYCTRIIGMAAGKVVFDGAPEDLDRDAVRTVYGADANGVEISEAITSTSVTVKPKITASAGPLEPAFPGY; encoded by the coding sequence ATGTCAGCATCATCGGCCACGTTGGAAATCCGCGGCGTAACCCGACGATTTGGCAAGAACACCGCGGTCAGCGACATCAACGTATCGATCCCGCAGGGCCAGATGGTCGGCATCATCGGCCGTTCCGGCGCCGGCAAGTCGACGTTATTGCGCATGATCAACCGTCTCATCGATCCCAGCCAGGGATCGATTTTTTTTGACGGCTCCGACGTTTCCCGCCTGCAGGGCTCGCCGCTGCGCCGCTGGCAGCGCGACTGCGCCATGATCTTCCAGCAGTTCAACCTCGTGCCGCGCCTCGACGTCCTGACCAACGTTCTGCTCGGCCGCCTCAACCATCGCTCGACGCTTTCCAACCTGCTCGGCATGTTCTCGCGCACCGAATGCGCGGAGGCGGTGGCGGCTCTCGAGCGCCTCGACATCGCCCGCACCGCGCTGCAGCCGGCCGGCACGCTTTCCGGCGGCCAGCAGCAGCGCGTGGCGATCGCGCGCGCCATGATGCAGCAGCCGAAGGTGCTTCTGGCCGACGAGCCGATCGCCTCGCTCGACCCGCTCAACGCCAAGGTGGTCATGGATTCGCTGCGCGACATCAACCTGCGCGAAGGCATCACCGTCGTCACCAACCTGCATACGCTGGACACCGCCCGCGCCTACTGCACCCGCATCATCGGCATGGCCGCCGGCAAGGTCGTGTTCGACGGCGCGCCCGAGGATCTCGACCGCGACGCCGTGCGCACCGTCTATGGCGCCGATGCCAACGGCGTCGAGATCTCCGAGGCGATCACGTCGACCAGCGTCACCGTCAAGCCGAAGATCACCGCATCCGCCGGACCGCTCGAACCGGCCTTCCCTGGCTACTGA
- a CDS encoding DUF1868 domain-containing protein → MLDKVRPSLASFFEGTNPMPPMHLGTRYDTSGNFLFEPGNTVVSHLVEGSPSEAAIIAVRERILSMPDADRLAFTPISSLHMTLFQGIIEYRRRLPYWPSDVPLNTSIDDITRLYLERLQGFEGNGAFRIKAIGVTPNGLTVAGATEEDRAILKAWRDALSVPFGYRHPDHDSYIFHITFAYQIRRLADERVSAWQDLFDDCLSFLDREAPVIELRPPAFCSFKDMKHFEELLVLG, encoded by the coding sequence ATGCTCGACAAAGTCAGACCCTCGCTTGCCTCCTTCTTCGAAGGCACCAACCCGATGCCGCCGATGCATCTCGGCACCCGCTATGACACATCGGGCAATTTCCTTTTCGAGCCGGGCAACACCGTTGTCAGCCACCTCGTCGAGGGCTCGCCATCCGAAGCCGCAATCATCGCGGTGCGCGAGCGTATCCTCTCCATGCCCGACGCCGATCGCCTCGCCTTCACGCCGATCTCCAGCCTGCATATGACCCTGTTCCAGGGCATCATAGAATACCGGCGCCGCCTTCCCTACTGGCCTTCCGATGTGCCGTTGAACACCAGCATCGACGACATCACTCGCCTCTATCTGGAGCGGCTGCAGGGCTTCGAGGGCAACGGTGCATTCAGGATCAAGGCCATCGGCGTCACGCCAAACGGCCTGACGGTCGCCGGTGCCACGGAAGAGGACCGTGCTATCCTCAAGGCATGGCGTGACGCGCTGTCGGTGCCGTTCGGCTATCGTCACCCCGACCACGACAGCTACATCTTCCACATCACCTTCGCTTACCAGATCCGCCGCCTCGCCGACGAACGAGTGTCAGCCTGGCAGGACCTGTTCGACGACTGCCTGTCGTTCCTCGACCGCGAGGCTCCAGTGATCGAATTGCGCCCGCCGGCCTTCTGCAGCTTCAAGGACATGAAGCACTTCGAGGAATTGCTGGTCCTTGGATGA
- a CDS encoding DapH/DapD/GlmU-related protein → MRKLSETPLVHETAQVENSKLGRWTEIAERSRVSESELGDYSYMMQDCAVWCATIGKFSNIAASVRLNATNHPTWRPTLHHFTYRASDYWDDAEHESEFFAQRRAKRVTIGHDTWLGHGSTVLPGVTVGDGAAVGAGAVVSKDVAPYTIVAGVPAKPIRERFDRRTAERYQALAWWDWDHARLRAALDDFRELEAEAFLEKYGG, encoded by the coding sequence ATGAGAAAGCTTTCGGAGACGCCGCTGGTCCACGAGACGGCGCAAGTCGAGAACTCGAAGCTCGGCCGCTGGACCGAGATCGCCGAGCGCAGCCGTGTCTCTGAAAGCGAGCTCGGCGACTACTCCTACATGATGCAGGACTGCGCTGTCTGGTGCGCAACCATCGGCAAGTTTTCGAACATCGCGGCAAGCGTTCGCCTCAACGCCACCAATCATCCGACTTGGCGGCCGACGCTGCACCACTTCACCTACCGTGCCTCGGACTATTGGGACGACGCCGAGCATGAGAGCGAGTTCTTTGCCCAGCGCCGCGCCAAGCGCGTCACCATCGGCCACGACACCTGGCTCGGCCATGGCTCGACCGTGCTGCCCGGCGTGACCGTCGGCGATGGCGCGGCGGTCGGCGCCGGTGCCGTGGTGTCGAAGGATGTCGCGCCCTACACGATCGTCGCCGGCGTGCCGGCAAAACCGATCCGCGAGCGTTTCGACCGCCGCACCGCCGAGCGCTACCAGGCGCTCGCCTGGTGGGATTGGGACCATGCCCGGCTGCGCGCCGCGCTCGACGATTTTCGCGAGTTGGAGGCCGAGGCTTTCCTGGAAAAGTATGGCGGCTGA
- the phnL gene encoding phosphonate C-P lyase system protein PhnL codes for MPTPLVVSDVAKSFTMHLRDGVRLPVVAGVSFSIRAGECAVLGGPSGAGKSSILKMLYGNYAVDEGQIIVQHGDGLIDLASASPRTVLAVRRHTIGYVSQFLRTVPRVSALDVVAEPLVERGEDREGARAKARFLLAQLNLPEKLWALPPATFSGGEQQRVNIARGFITEHPILLLDEPTASLDAKNRDVVVELVAAKKAAGVALLGIFHDLDVRDAVADRVIDVTAFAAGKIAA; via the coding sequence ATGCCCACCCCTCTCGTCGTTTCCGATGTCGCGAAAAGCTTCACCATGCACCTGCGCGACGGCGTCAGGCTGCCGGTGGTGGCGGGCGTCTCCTTCTCGATCCGTGCCGGCGAATGCGCGGTGCTTGGCGGCCCGTCGGGCGCCGGAAAAAGCTCGATCCTGAAGATGCTCTACGGCAATTACGCCGTCGATGAAGGCCAGATCATCGTCCAGCATGGAGACGGCCTGATCGACCTCGCCTCCGCCAGTCCGCGCACCGTGCTTGCCGTGCGCCGCCACACCATCGGCTATGTCAGCCAGTTCCTGCGCACCGTGCCGCGCGTCTCGGCGCTCGATGTCGTCGCCGAGCCGCTGGTCGAGCGCGGTGAGGACAGGGAAGGCGCGCGGGCGAAGGCTCGTTTCCTGTTGGCGCAGCTCAACCTCCCGGAAAAACTCTGGGCGCTGCCGCCGGCGACCTTCTCCGGTGGCGAGCAGCAGCGCGTCAACATCGCGCGCGGCTTCATCACCGAGCATCCTATCCTGCTGCTCGACGAGCCGACAGCTTCGCTCGACGCCAAAAACCGCGACGTCGTGGTCGAACTCGTCGCCGCCAAGAAGGCGGCGGGCGTCGCCCTGCTCGGCATCTTCCACGACCTGGATGTGCGCGACGCGGTGGCCGACCGCGTCATCGACGTCACCGCCTTCGCCGCCGGAAAGATCGCCGCATGA
- the phnK gene encoding phosphonate C-P lyase system protein PhnK codes for MTDEPLLRVSALSKFYGSRVGCENISFDLWPGEVLAVVGESGSGKTTLLNCLSTRLLPSSGTASYRMRDGQWRELYRMSEAERRFLMRTDWGFVHQNPADGLRMTVSAGANVGERLMAVGDRHYGRIRATAVDWLSRVEIDEDRIDDEPRAFSGGMRQRLQIARNLVTGPRLVFMDEPTGGLDVSVQARLLDLLRGLVTDLGLAAIVVTHDLAVARLLSQRMMVMKDGRVVESGLTDRVLDDPRAPYTQLLVSSILQV; via the coding sequence ATGACCGACGAACCGCTGCTGCGCGTCTCCGCACTTTCCAAATTCTACGGCTCGCGCGTCGGCTGCGAGAACATCTCCTTCGACCTCTGGCCGGGCGAGGTTCTGGCGGTGGTCGGCGAATCCGGCTCGGGCAAGACGACGCTGCTCAACTGCCTGTCGACCCGGCTGTTGCCTTCTTCCGGCACGGCAAGCTACCGCATGCGCGATGGCCAATGGCGCGAGCTCTACCGCATGAGCGAGGCCGAGCGCCGCTTCCTGATGCGCACCGACTGGGGCTTTGTCCACCAGAACCCGGCGGACGGCCTGCGCATGACGGTGTCGGCCGGCGCCAATGTCGGCGAGCGGCTGATGGCCGTGGGCGACCGCCACTACGGCAGGATCCGCGCCACCGCTGTCGACTGGCTCTCCCGCGTCGAGATCGACGAGGACCGCATCGACGACGAGCCCCGCGCCTTTTCCGGCGGCATGCGCCAGCGCCTCCAGATCGCCCGCAACCTGGTGACCGGACCGCGGCTGGTGTTCATGGACGAGCCGACCGGCGGTCTCGACGTTTCGGTGCAGGCGCGCCTGCTCGACCTGTTGCGCGGCCTGGTCACCGACCTTGGCCTGGCGGCGATCGTCGTCACCCACGACCTCGCCGTGGCGCGGCTTCTCTCGCAGCGCATGATGGTGATGAAGGATGGCCGTGTCGTCGAAAGCGGACTCACCGACCGCGTGCTCGACGACCCGCGCGCGCCGTACACGCAGTTGCTCGTGTCTTCGATTTTACAGGTGTGA
- a CDS encoding alpha-D-ribose 1-methylphosphonate 5-phosphate C-P-lyase PhnJ has product MTDIATYNFAYLDEQTKRMIRRAILKGIAIPGYQVPFASREMPMPYGWGTGGVQVTASIIGPDDVLKVIDQGADDTTNAVSIRAFFKKVANVAVTTETAKATIIQTRHRIPEHPLTAGQVLVFQVPIPEPLRFLEPRETETRKMHALEEYGLMHVKLYEDIARHGRIATTYAYPVKVEGRYVMDPSPTPKFDNPKMHRSPALQLFGAGREKRIYAVPPFTDVVSLDFEDHPFEVQTFDQPCALCGAENVYLDEVILDDHGGHMFVCSDTDHCEKRRSDPTSPLWGGRAEGAGDLATTPATLTPALRADPPHKGEGKEAE; this is encoded by the coding sequence GCCGTGCCATCCTGAAAGGCATCGCCATTCCCGGCTACCAGGTGCCCTTCGCCTCGCGAGAGATGCCGATGCCTTACGGCTGGGGCACCGGCGGCGTGCAGGTCACCGCTTCGATCATCGGCCCGGATGACGTGCTCAAGGTCATCGACCAGGGCGCCGACGACACCACCAACGCCGTCTCGATCCGTGCCTTCTTCAAGAAGGTCGCCAATGTCGCCGTCACCACCGAGACGGCGAAGGCGACCATCATCCAGACCCGCCACCGTATCCCGGAGCATCCGCTGACGGCGGGCCAGGTGCTGGTCTTCCAGGTGCCGATCCCCGAGCCGCTGCGCTTCCTCGAGCCGCGCGAGACCGAAACGCGAAAAATGCATGCGCTGGAGGAATACGGCCTCATGCATGTGAAGCTCTATGAGGACATCGCCAGGCACGGCCGCATCGCCACCACCTACGCTTATCCGGTCAAGGTCGAGGGCCGCTATGTGATGGACCCGTCGCCGACCCCGAAATTCGACAATCCGAAGATGCATCGCTCGCCGGCCTTGCAGCTCTTCGGCGCCGGCCGCGAGAAGCGCATCTACGCGGTGCCGCCCTTCACCGACGTCGTCAGCCTCGATTTCGAGGACCACCCGTTCGAGGTGCAGACCTTCGACCAGCCCTGCGCGCTGTGCGGCGCCGAGAACGTCTATCTCGACGAGGTCATCCTCGACGACCATGGCGGCCACATGTTCGTCTGCTCGGACACCGACCACTGCGAGAAGCGCCGCAGCGACCCTACCTCCCCCTTGTGGGGAGGTCGCGCCGAAGGCGCGGGTGACTTGGCGACAACCCCCGCAACCCTCACCCCGGCGCTGCGCGCCGACCCTCCCCACAAGGGGGAGGGTAAGGAGGCCGAATGA